In the Oncorhynchus nerka isolate Pitt River linkage group LG6, Oner_Uvic_2.0, whole genome shotgun sequence genome, caactacaaatacctagatgtctggttagactgtaaactctccttccagactcacattaagcatctccaatccaaaattacatctagaatcggtttcctatttcgcaacaaagcctcctttactcatgctgctaaacatacccttgtaaaactgactatcccacCGATcccggcgatgtcatttacaaaatagcctccaacactctactcagcaaattagatGTAGTCTATCGCAGTGccatccccatatactacccaccactgcgacctgtacgctctcgttggctggtcctcgctagatattcgtcgccaaacccactggctccaggtcatctacaagtctctgctaggtaaagccccgccttatctcagctcactggtcaccatagcaacacccacttgtagcacacgctccagcaggtatatctcactggtcacacccaaagccaacaccttctttggccgcctttccttccagttctctgctgccaatgactggaacgaacagcaaaaatcactgaagctggagactcatatctccctcactaattttaagcgtcagctgtcagatcAGCTcgcagatcattgcacctgtacattgcccatctgtaaacagcccatccaactacctcatgcccatatttttttgtttttgtgcacttttgcacaccagtatttctacttgcacatcctcatctgcacatatatcactccagtggaaattgataaattgtaattacttctccactattggcctatttatgaCCTTATCTCCTTACTtaattttgcacacactgtatacaggttttctattatgttattgactgtatgtttgtttatcccgtgtgtaactgtgttgttgtttttgtcgcactgctttgctttatcttggccaggtcacaattttaaatgagaaattgttctcaactggcctacctggttaaataaagatgaaaaaaaaaaaaacctactATAAATCAAACaatattttattggtcacaacacatacagtgccttgcgaaagtattcagcccctttgaactttgcgaccttttgccacatttcaggcttcaaacataaagatataaaactgtattttttgtgaagaatcaacaacaagtgggacacaatcatgaagtggaacgacatttattggatatttcaaacttttttaacaaatcaaaaactgaaaaattgggcgtgcaaaattattcagcccctttactttcagtgcagcaaactctctccagaagttctgtgaggatctctgaatgatccaatgttgacctaaatgactaatgatgataaatacaatccacctgtgtgtaatcaagtctccatataaatgcacctgcactgtgatagtctcagaggtccgttaaaagcgcagagagcatcatgaagaacaaggaacacaccaggcaggtccgagatactgttgtgaagaagtttaaagccggatttggatacaaaaagatttcccaagctttaaacatcccaaggagcactgtgcaagcgataatattgaaatggaaggagtatcagacaaCTGCAAATCTACCAGGACCAGgctgtccctctaaactttcagctcatacaaggagaagactgatcagagatgcagccaagaggcccatgatcactctggatgaactgcagagatctacagctgaggtgggagactctgtccataggacaacaatcagtcgtatattgcacaaatctggcctttatggaagagtggcaagaagaaagccatttcttaaagatatccataaaaagtgttgtttaaagtttgccacaagccacctgggagacacaccaaacatgtggaagaaggtgctctggtcagatgaaaccaaaattgaactttttggcaacaatgcaaaacgttatgtttggcgtaaaagcaacacagctcatcaccctgaacacaccatccccactgtcaaacatggtggtggcagcatcatggtttgggcctgcttttcttcagcagggacagggaagatggttcaaattgatgggaagatggatggagccaaatacaggaccattctggaagaaaacctgatggagtctgcaacagacctgagactgggacggagatttgtcttccaacaagacaatgatccaaaacataaagcaaaatctacaatggaatggttcaaaaataaacatatcaaggtgttagaatggccaagtcaaagtccagacctgaatccaatcgagaatctgtggaaagaactgaaaactgctgttcacaaatgctctccatccaacctcactgagctcgagctgttttgcaaggaggaatgggaaaaaaattcagtctctcgatgtgcaaaactgatagagacataccccaagcgacttacagctgtaatcgcagcaaaaggtggcgctacaaagtaagggggctgaataattttgcacgcccaatttttcagtttttgatttgttaaaaaagtttgaaatatccaataaatgtcgttccacttcatgattgtgtcccacttgttgttgattcttcacaaaaaaacacagttttatatctttatgtttgaagcctgaaatgtggcaaaaggtcgcaaagttcaagggggccgaatactttcgcaaggcactgtatttaccaATGCTATTGCTGgtgaagcgaaatgcttgtgttcctagctccgacagtgcagtagtatctaacaatacaccacaacacaaaTCTAAACGTAAAAGAATGGAatgaataaatatataaatattgggatgagcaatgtcggaggcATTgattaaaatacagtagaatacagtcaaTACATACAAATAAGATCAAAGTTGTGTTTTCAACAATGAACATGGGCATGTTTGTTTGCATGCAAGACAGATTTTGTGGCTGTTAATTTGGGGAATCAGTTTTCCCCTGTTCAATGCGTCATGAGCTTTATGCATCCTGCTCTACACCTCTAAGAAATAAACACCTGAGGGCGCCAAATACTTAATACTGGGGGATATTTTTCATCTCTGCCAACAGAAACACTTTATAATCTCATCCTtattatttaaaaacaaaaacaaatggatGAAGAATGGATGCATTTATCTAATCCATCCCATCATTGTGGATgtatacatgttttgtcattttTGTTCCTCATATCATAACATTGTGAATGCCTGTCTGAAGACACCTACTGAAACTGCTGTACATGCCACAATTCTTTGTTCAACTTGCAGGTATTATATAGAATAGCTGTTCATATGTGAGATTAGCTGATATATACATTACAATTATTATATTTAACGTACAGTCCAATCACAGTAAATTAactggtatcaaacacatgacaCACATGGttcccatgtgtttgataccattccacggtttccattccagacattattatgagccgtcctcccttcaTCAGCCTCCTGCGAGTCCACTATATTTAAAAAGTAATTGTACATTAGGTGAGgtcttatttttttgtattttcaatTAACCAACACCTTTAGAACAATGAAATATATTGTTATTTTCAAGTTGTATTGAAATGTCAATGTGATTAAGGTTAATGGGCACTTTTAGAAGATAGAGAAAAAACTCAAACCTGTCCTCTACAGTTtgagcttttattttgaaggctgaAAACTGTAATGTCCATTTTATTATGCTGCCAGTAAAAACATGTGAAACTTTTTTGTAGCAGGTTGTTTTAGGATAATTTACGCAGTAGTTTATGATAATTAATGTAGCAGGAACATTGCCTTTTCTCATTTGGTTATGTCCCTCCTCCACcggctctccttcctctcctcaaaCCCATTGGATGATAAAAGCCAAAGGTCccacccctctgaccttctccaatGGGTTTGAGAAAGAGATGAGGACGCCAGCACTATGCAATTGAGCTCTTCCTCATGAGAAACATAAACGGTATGCAACCTATAGCAATGTACTAGTTTCCAGTGTCAAGTCCTCTTTAGACGGAGAAGCTCGTTTCAATTTTTTACAATACCAATTTGATCCACACGTGGAAACACGTTTCGGAAATGAGCAATTTTGCCCTACTGTTTTGTTTTGCTTTCTCAACTTTGTCCTCGTGCACAGCGCTGAAGAGGAACGACGAGCCTATTATCGGTGAACTTCTGCATCACATGACTAAGAAACTAAAGCGTTACATCATGTATTTATTATAAATTGTTCCCTATATCATTAACACTGCCTAATAGATGACTGAGTTTAGAACGTTGCATAACTAGTTCGACCTCTTCAAAGTCCGGTCTGATATCAAAAACATCAACCATATGGCTACAATTAGTCCTCAGAATGATAGGTACTATTATATAAATGTAACCCATTCGGAGTAGGCCTAACTTACCGTACAGGTTCTTCTTTCCAATCAAATTAATATTTTATTACATTAAATCTTTTTGTAGCTTTACTGGAAATACGTTAACTTTATTAAACTCATTGTAACTCACTTCCAAAACTATCTGCGATTTCCTAAGGTGTTTTAGCGCAGGAGGTATACTCGCCTCGATCGCAGAATGCGTCTTATATAGCCGCATCGTATGTCAAGTTCCTGGAGTCTGCTGGAGCAAGAGTCGTCCCTGTGATGTAAGCTTCATGCAGATTGATAATGAACTATAGTTGAGCACTTAACAGCTTTTCAAATATTGTTCTGAATATCTCATAACATTTGACTGAATAGACCTAATGTTAATTTCCCAACTACTTTATTATGAACCTCTGACACACTTTTCTGTGATTTCTACAGGATAAATAAGACACTGGAAGAGTACAAAACACTGTTCAACTCCATTAATGGGTAGGTGTCAACTATGCTATTTGCTGTACAAGACCCACTGTTGTGGTGTTTTTGTCATCTTTTTCCCACTtttatttctttaaaaaaaatgaactACATATTTCCCCCCTGTAGAATACTCTACCCTGGTGGAGGTGTTAGCATCCTCACATCTGGGTATGCAAAGGCTGCTAGAATCTTTTATGAGCTTGCCATAGAGGTATGACATGCGCCTTTTGATACTTGCACATATTGTAGAGCTTCGTTTTAACTTACCAAATATGTGGGGGGGAAAAACCTGTTCTtaatcattttttgttgttgactttTTAGGCCAACTCAAGGGGTGACTATTTCCCTGTATGGGGCACGTGTCTTGGATTCGAGGAATTGACGTACCTGACCAGTGGAAAGATGCTTCTGTCCCACACCAATACCAGTGGTGTGGCATTGCCACTGgtgtttactaacagtatgtTTTATATGTACTTGCGTGTATCACCATGATACAGACATAAGAGAAAAGCATCACTCATCAGATTTGACCAGAATTACATTTCCCAAATGGAACCGGTTCACTTATCCAAATGCTGCAAGAATGCACACAGCCTCACCGAAACAATAATCTTCAACTTGAAGTAATGTGAAATTCTTTCACTTTCAGGATCAAGAGAGAGTAGGATGTTCAAGGGCTTCCCATCAGAGCTCCTGGATGCACTGGCCTCTGAGCCAATCACTGAAAACTCCCATAAATGGAGTCTCACTTTGGCGGTATGTGCATTGTGTCTGTGTACAATCACCAAGTGATCGGCTTTTATGTATCCTCTGTAGCATTAATTGTGAACTATTCGTGCAACATTGCAATCCAGATTTATAACAGCAATGCAGACCTTAGGAAGTTCTACAAAGTCCTGACCACAAGCAGTGATGGGATAAACGAGTTTGTGTCAACTATGGAAGGTAAAGCACATTGTTCTAACTTAGCAAACagtagtatatatacagtaacttATACTGGAACATGTACTTACATAATATAATTTTCAATGATAGGTTCATTGTTTTCTCTGTAGCATATAGCTTCCCCATCTATGGAACCCAATGGCACCCTGAAAAGAATACATTTGAATGGACAAAGCCGTACATTCCACACTCTCCATTGGCTGTAAAGGTTACTTTCTTCATGGCCGATTTCTTTGTCAATGAAGGTAGTTATAGTAATGTGTTGCAAAATGTCACTGAATCTATCGTGTTTGTCTCAATATGTAGCTTGATGTTATTGTAACATGGAGAGTTCTTGAATGTGCCCCCCTTGACTGAACCATGAAGGGTGTGGTCAAGATCAAACTCCACCTGTTACAATATGTTTCAACCACTAATCTATGCCACTGCTTTTTTCATTAACAGCTAGAAAAAACTTTCACAAATTtgaggatgaggaggtggagaagagggCACTGATATATAACTACAATCCTGTGTACACTGGAATCAAGTCAGCCTTTGAACAAATATATTACTTTTGAAATGAGTGTCTTTTTGATATTTTAGTAGAAATTGTGGAcaaatattgaattttaaaagcctgttattaATAACTATTGATTTTTAAATATTAATAAAGACTTCCTGACTTGCCAAAGATGccctctgtgcatcctctgtgacttctaggaagatgttaacccacttaaccccaacatttctccaagttcaccatcattgtaaaactCCCACATTTTCAGGTCAACTCTGTTACTTGAACTGAACTCTTGATTTTTTTCCCCCCTGAGACATTGCATATCTCATTGTCAAGtcagtgtaaaagcaggtgagctggttctactcttttaaCCCATGTTCTGGTGTTTGGTGGTGAAAAACTGAGCAGGTCGAGCACAACacttcaaccctgttacccatagatggTCAGGCTGGAAAGGTTataacaatgttttttttgtgaagTTTGAATTCAACTGCCCATTCCCCCCCGGTCACAAAGAAatgtatggctgatttaagataaggtagtcaaccctgttactttatttggcaccatagttttttatttaacctcttgagatggggaAATTTGTTTcattaagttgaacatgtgctctttatgacaatgTTAAAataagtgaaataaaataaatcaaactTCTCAAAAGGAACctaattggtggaacgacccaaaTTATTGTTCTTAATGGTACTGATATAAACCTACAATCCTGTTCACTGGAATCAAGTCTGCCTTTGAACAATATTACTTTTTTGTGAGTATgtaatttaatgtttatttcaatAATTGTAATGGTATTTATGCGGCAACACTTAGATGTACATTTCTGTAAATTAAAAGCTTAATGTTTGATTTGTATATTTTGGATTAAAGGTTTTACAAAGAAAGTAGGCTAACTGAGAACAATAAAGTTGTTCGTATGACTATGGATGTCTATGTTTTTGAACAAACCAAAAACAATCTTATTCTTATATTATCCAACAAAACAGTTGGTTGATTTGTGTAGCTTGAGGATGAAATGTTTTTCTATTAAACAATTCAAAGCAGAGAGAACATTCACAATTGTGCAATAAGAACCAAAATAGATAAACTACTTTTTATTCTAATATTTACCCCCATGCCACAGTTGTCTCTTGTACTATTTTGGGTCACTTGACAAAAGTCCATCTTCACGTTCAATCTCCAGTGTCAGAAAGTTCACCAGAGCCACTGACGATAGCAAAGTCCACTTTAAACTCAACCCAAggacagaaacaggagaacaaaaaGAAATGTAACTTTCAAAATGCATTTATGCACAAATAACACTCAGATATTAAGAGACTAAAATGACATTTGAGTAACATTTACACATCAAGCTGACGAGACTGGGATCTCAATCACGATACTACTGTAAATGTAATGCCAGTATGGAACATTCAAGATGTCAAAAAGACTATTTTGAAATGGAGCTATCGAAGATCGCATTGAGTTGCAAATAACTTGATAACATGCATTGACAAAGTAACAGGAATGAGCATTCAGATAAAATGACAAATTAAAAATGCAGACTCGTGCCTCAAGAATTCAAATTTTTAGAATTccttttgtatttcatagtgtaAAGATTGTGATAATGATTCTAAGCTATTAATGACCTTATATACACaaatgtactactactactacttttggCCATACAACACCACCAATTTTAAAGTGGCACCTCAAACCCACC is a window encoding:
- the LOC115130168 gene encoding gamma-glutamyl hydrolase-like isoform X1, producing MSNFALLFCFAFSTLSSCTALKRNDEPIIGVLAQEVYSPRSQNASYIAASYVKFLESAGARVVPVMINKTLEEYKTLFNSINGILYPGGGVSILTSGYAKAARIFYELAIEANSRGDYFPVWGTCLGFEELTYLTSGKMLLSHTNTSGVALPLVFTNRSRESRMFKGFPSELLDALASEPITENSHKWSLTLAIYNSNADLRKFYKVLTTSSDGINEFVSTMEAYSFPIYGTQWHPEKNTFEWTKPYIPHSPLAVKVTFFMADFFVNEARKNFHKFEDEEVEKRALIYNYNPVYTGIKSAFEQIYYF
- the LOC115130168 gene encoding gamma-glutamyl hydrolase-like isoform X2 codes for the protein MIGVLAQEVYSPRSQNASYIAASYVKFLESAGARVVPVMINKTLEEYKTLFNSINGILYPGGGVSILTSGYAKAARIFYELAIEANSRGDYFPVWGTCLGFEELTYLTSGKMLLSHTNTSGVALPLVFTNRSRESRMFKGFPSELLDALASEPITENSHKWSLTLAIYNSNADLRKFYKVLTTSSDGINEFVSTMEAYSFPIYGTQWHPEKNTFEWTKPYIPHSPLAVKVTFFMADFFVNEARKNFHKFEDEEVEKRALIYNYNPVYTGIKSAFEQIYYF